The following nucleotide sequence is from Aspergillus luchuensis IFO 4308 DNA, chromosome 1, nearly complete sequence.
GACCTCGATATTAAGGTCCGAAATGGTTATGTATGTGAAGTCGAGCTCCCTCAAATTTGTTTTCTAACACGTGGAAATAGAGGACCATCGAGGTTGACCTCGGAACCCCAGGAGGCCCGTTTGATTTGATGTACGACACTGGATCATCAACGCTCTGGGTGCTCGATAGCAATTGCACAGATGATTGCGTGAACGTGAGCGGGTTAGTACATCACTCCCCCTTATTTCACGACTATATTACTGACGTCTACCAGCTACCCTCGACACAGCTATAATCTCACTTCTACCGGCGTCAACTTGGGTATCGAAGACAGCATTGATTACAGCGGGGGCACCGTCAGCGGCTTTACTGCCACGGATATTCTCACCGTGCCAGACACTGACGTCTCCTATCGCCAAACCTTTGCGGTCATCACCGACAGTACCTGGGCGGCATTGGCAGCTGATGGGTTCATTGGTTTGGCATCCTCCACCGTCGCTTTCAAAAATACCACGTCCGCCTTCGAACAAATGATGCAGGATGGACTTCTGGATGAACCTCGATTTGCCCTATACGCAGGTTCCGGTGTGTCGACCACGTCGAATCCTGATCCAGAGAACAACGGTGTGTTTACTTTCGGTGGTAGCCATGAGGATATCTATGCGGATGGTGATCTGCAGTGGATGACTATGCTCTCCCCGTTCGAAATCTACAAAACAAATCTCCTTGGCATTCAAGGGCACAACACCTCCAATGGCCAGAACATGTCAAGCGAGGTCCTAAACTGGTACGGCCAGGTTATCTTCGACACCGGTATGAACCCCCATACGACACTACTATCCCTTCTGAAATACTCGGACTAACCTATATAATGACGTAGGCGCTTCGTCGATAAGCATCCCCAACGACCAGATTGAGGCCATGTATGCCCTAACCCCGTTTTCTTACGCCGATATCTCATCTGGATACCGACCTCTGTGCTCCGATTTCAACGATACATGGTCTATCTCTTTTACCATGGGCTTCTATGGTGAGGGCGTTACCTTCAACTTGACCGGCGATCAGCTGGCTGTACCTGGTTATCAGGACGATGACCATTGCTTCCCTCCTTTCAATCCGTGGGACAGCTACAATACTATCATTGGACAGCATTGGTTGAGCAACTTCTATGCTGTTTTCGACTTTGGATCTTTTGATCCTGACACATACAATATCCGTGTTGGGTTGGCTCCTTTGAAGAAGGAATACCTGCCCAGAGCTTGAACCACGCTCTTTCATTCATCTAAGAATTTGCTACAAATTTACAGCGCGAAGGTGAATATCTAAACCTTACGGAGGGGTACTTAGTACGTTGAGTTTGTGTAGTAATCAGAATATCATTGAATATTCCGGGTCCTTTTCTTACAATAACCAGCTTACGGTGCATACCTCTTGGGTTGTAAGATTAGTGAACAAGGGGGGACCATTTCACACTGGACCagtgaagcagcagcagacggGTAATAATTCCAGCAGCACTGCTGGCCTTGACTCTGTTAGCGGTTTCGTCCCTGCGCACAGCTGTCTACTGGAAAGGCGTCAAAGGCCACGGATGTTAGGACAGCTATGGTGACGGCGACGTATATCAACGTGGTTATTAATCCGGGGTTATTTCGGGCAGAAAATGTATGCGGAATCGTAGGGTTCTATGTTAATGATGCAGACCACCGGGGTTCTTGCTGGTGCTTaagtgatgaagatgggggTCTGACGGTGTTGTGTATATGGTTCCCTAGAGAGTGTGGGCTGACGGGGATGTCGATAGATATACATAGGTCACAGGGATGTGCCATCGCAAGCCCAACATGACTAGTGCAACCATAAATCCTGATCTTGTGAATAGCACTCCGATAGGGCAGATCAGATAATAATGCTATCGTTAATCTAACCGAGCCTCTTACAGAAGTTTTGAAATATCCCGTTATTTCCAAAAAATATCGTACAGTGACCAATAAATTGTCAATATTCGAATACACCATATGTCTCTACTCATCAAGATTATACGGAACCCCTTTCTCGACCACGAATTCCCTGGCAGACTTGCCTGAAACGGAACGAATATCAGGATCGGCCCCGGCTTTCATTAGGACATCTAAAACAACCGCCCGGATATGCCGAGCGCTTTGGTTGTTTTCCGGCTCATAATAATGTGTCTCCAGGTAGTAATACAGCGGCGTGCGGCCCTTGTTGTCTTGTGCGTTGATATCCTTGTCAGCACCGTGGGCCAAAAGGAACCTCAGGCCCACCAGCTCCCAGTCTGGATTAAGTAGAGTAAGGTGGAGCTCTGTCTGGCCTTGAGCATCGGCCCGTAACTGTGcgcccatctccatcagAGTACGAAACAGTGGTATCATGTCCTCATGGTGTGGCAGTATGTGGTGAAGGAAACTTTTCCCCTGGCTATCTAGACTGCTCAGATCGGCCCCCTGTTCTTTGAAAAAGTATAAAAGGCGCATACTAAGTTTTTCGACTTCGGGATCATAGGGGCTGGAGGACCAGCAGTTGGTGAGGTGGAAGGCGGTTTGGCCATCCTTCGTACGATAATTGGCCAAATCTGGCACCGCAGGACAGGTTAGGGGCCAGAGAAGCTTTATTATGTCGAGATAACGACTCAAACATGCTCGATGAATGGGCAAGTAGCCGTCGGGGTTCATCTTGAGGGGGTCTGCTCCGTGATCTAGCAGGAACTGGACGTTCGCGAGACGGCCACTTGCCGCGGCGGTGTGAAGCAAGTAACCTTTATAACAGCGGTCCCTATGCGGGAGTTCCTCGTTCATATTTATCACAGCACCTTCACGCTGATAGAAAAAGCGGATAAGATCAGGGTGCCCGTTCCGAACTGCCCGGCCGAAAAGTGTGATATCCTTATCTTCTGCTCCCCCGCCGGAGCCCTCAGGGAGATCCACGCCGTGGTCAAGAAGCATATTGACCATATCCATGCCCATTGAGGTGTCAATCGTGGCGTGGATTATTGGTCGGTCCTTTGCCCagggtgtgtatgtgtagATGGACATTGGGGGTCCTGCATTCGGGCGGGCTCCACGGGCAAGTAACAGCCGGAACGTCTCGATCCCCCTAGGCCAGGATTCCTCCGGTAGGGCCGGGAATATCCCATGGTAAGGATCATAGTCCCAGTTTTCAGCAGCGTCAATCAAAGCGCGGTCCAGAATATCTTGTGGTATCCCCGAGGAAGGGTATCTACGGAGCAGAAGGTCCAATGTCtttggatgacgatgaagtgcTGCAGCAGCGACGGCAAGAGGCCATTCATCGCTGCCAATAGCGACTGGGGGTAAGCGATCAATTAGCCGGTCGATCACCGCGTGGGATCCCCAAAATGCTGCGGCCATAAAAGGTGTGTGTGGCTTCGCTTCCCTTCCACCAAGAATGCCGCAGAATCCATCTGCCGAAACGTCATCTATGGTCGCATCTGCTCCCGCATCTAGGAGAATATCCACCATCTCGGCATTGTTGTTCGCGGCTACAAAGTGCATAGGTGTC
It contains:
- a CDS encoding pepsin-like aspartic protease (COG:O;~EggNog:ENOG410PNP1;~InterPro:IPR034164,IPR021109,IPR001461,IPR001969, IPR033121;~MEROPS:MER0081262;~PFAM:PF00026;~SECRETED:SignalP(1-18);~antiSMASH:Cluster_1.19;~go_function: GO:0004190 - aspartic-type endopeptidase activity [Evidence IEA];~go_process: GO:0006508 - proteolysis [Evidence IEA]) encodes the protein MASKNLLLLPALATAALGNVLDLDIKVRNGYRTIEVDLGTPGGPFDLMYDTGSSTLWVLDSNCTDDCVNVSGYPRHSYNLTSTGVNLGIEDSIDYSGGTVSGFTATDILTVPDTDVSYRQTFAVITDSTWAALAADGFIGLASSTVAFKNTTSAFEQMMQDGLLDEPRFALYAGSGVSTTSNPDPENNGVFTFGGSHEDIYADGDLQWMTMLSPFEIYKTNLLGIQGHNTSNGQNMSSEVLNWYGQVIFDTGASSISIPNDQIEAMYALTPFSYADISSGYRPLCSDFNDTWSISFTMGFYGEGVTFNLTGDQLAVPGYQDDDHCFPPFNPWDSYNTIIGQHWLSNFYAVFDFGSFDPDTYNIRVGLAPLKKEYLPRA
- a CDS encoding ankyrin repeat domain-containing protein (COG:M;~EggNog:ENOG410PQCH;~InterPro:IPR002110,IPR036770,IPR020683;~PFAM:PF12796,PF13637,PF13606;~go_function: GO:0005515 - protein binding [Evidence IEA]) yields the protein MACYPRIPYPNSVGLNGQLIGWTRVGNLTAVDAILDSPEAADLPRHGETALHEAIRYGRSDFLRHLIARGFDVNQKGPEPYGEICLTPMHFVAANNNAEMVDILLDAGADATIDDVSADGFCGILGGREAKPHTPFMAAAFWGSHAVIDRLIDRLPPVAIGSDEWPLAVAAAALHRHPKTLDLLLRRYPSSGIPQDILDRALIDAAENWDYDPYHGIFPALPEESWPRGIETFRLLLARGARPNAGPPMSIYTYTPWAKDRPIIHATIDTSMGMDMVNMLLDHGVDLPEGSGGGAEDKDITLFGRAVRNGHPDLIRFFYQREGAVINMNEELPHRDRCYKGYLLHTAAASGRLANVQFLLDHGADPLKMNPDGYLPIHRACLSRYLDIIKLLWPLTCPAVPDLANYRTKDGQTAFHLTNCWSSSPYDPEVEKLSMRLLYFFKEQGADLSSLDSQGKSFLHHILPHHEDMIPLFRTLMEMGAQLRADAQGQTELHLTLLNPDWELVGLRFLLAHGADKDINAQDNKGRTPLYYYLETHYYEPENNQSARHIRAVVLDVLMKAGADPDIRSVSGKSAREFVVEKGVPYNLDE